The following coding sequences are from one Dermacentor andersoni chromosome 5, qqDerAnde1_hic_scaffold, whole genome shotgun sequence window:
- the LOC126530322 gene encoding uncharacterized protein, with translation MREVTWFGPALALLTGSLALLAVQAQYVQLYNADPEPYQRNLQRSLSSMSGAELKYLLQRLLRDAALLRKRSPDNDDGQDAMPPGFVGARGRRRDVILEQPPGFVGARGKRESELPLLLAGLDASGAEAPRAQIDRPQD, from the exons ATGAGGGAGGTCACATGGTTCGGGCCGGCGTTAGCCCTGCTGACGGGATCCTTGGCCCTGCTCGCCGTGCAAGCACAGTACGTGCAACTGTACAACGCTGACCCCGAGCCGTATCAAAGGAACCTGCAAAGGAGCCTTTCCTCCATG AGTGGAGCAGAATTGAAATATTTGCTGCAGCGGTTACTACGAGACGCTGCTTTGCTACGCAAACGCTCACCAGACAACGATGATGGGCAG GATGCGATGCCTCCCGGTTTCGTCGGGGCTCGTGGTCGGCGTCGAGACGTGATTCTCGAGCAGCCACCGGGATTCGTGGGTGCTCGCGGCAAACGTGAATCGGAGCTGCCACTGTTACTGGCCGGCCTCGATGCTTCAGGAGCCGAAGCACCCAGAGCGCAGATAGACAGGCCGCAAGACTAG